The following coding sequences lie in one Girardinichthys multiradiatus isolate DD_20200921_A chromosome 13, DD_fGirMul_XY1, whole genome shotgun sequence genomic window:
- the prrc2a gene encoding protein PRRC2A isoform X1 produces MSERSGQTAKGKEGKTKYASLNLFDTYKGKSLETQKPVVPPRHGLQSLGKVASARRMPPPANLPSLKAENKGNDPNVSLVPKDGTGWASKQEPADPKSTDALSAPQPESPQPVPSQIPALTRPRTPTASEALAPPSTQAVGARSWAQGSVTHGTQGDGGKGSNLPSPFSREEFPTLQTAGDQDKAGREQATADQWYGPGPSLRPQNVTSWRDGGGRALAPTLPGEGAAEEGTGGVLVMDGAAGVPPPNSQIQGPPRNPPAGSPALPLPQPPVGPGFPPYRGIMPPFMYPPYLPFPGPYGPQGPYRYPPPGEGPAPRFSRGQSGPDNRPQGSPRDSGEVVKRPSILKQDDLKELDELDHDGDDGWAGAHEEIDYSAKLKFSDDEAEEEGDEDKKDSKNDSRYVDNEQQRSQEAPTANSHSRASDSGVESRHTPPLNADGIPQPPSSKPGCAEEGSSSWGNQGAPSNYQGRRPGLGGPREQPSPPPGPLLRQGPYSFNRQDRPHSQGAPVGPVKPAPAQPQPGSGGPATSAQPSLLVHGAQGDDEDETWRQRRKQSSSEISAAVERARRRREEEERRMEEERRAACAEKLKRLDEKQQQQQGSSSGAGGRSNTPNLEGNSIAATDGSPSPPVSASSPNISQPASPCVDIEEPPVLAPQPGTIIGAGDRQRASSNSSCDSSVDVQQCPQQAVSQSQQSILDVPPSVESKEEAIGSPHVRAGSGGERGVEPVKIENSGGGAGRQASGPPGQGYSKYQKSLPPRFQRQQQEQLLKQQQQWQQQQQHSQASQSQLSPQPQAPQGPSPGSTPQPGPGPKQGGPLYQPGSMVRPPPLPMSFDPRWMMMPYMDPRLMQGRPSPMEYYSAGMHPSGLIGRERTDSGGSGSESFDRQQQHPGHPHRGTPPMDPKLAWGPEVFPGGAENRGLTSPLRQKQPLEEDDVVKRPRSDTPPHRLREGGLGPIQQPSSSSGTSSQTPPPPVGVQVGNPGGTHHPHQYIGGRGNYGNFPDQGARMPPHPQQRPGERGNQPHNFPHPDDGPSRGSQQVQIWGAPHSHYDRNGRADLPTVEGNSHLSHHHSHHHQQPLNHQKPENSRDRVGEAPAKKSDSSPPLHQPSLSSSCSSSSSSSAREDGKVAQHHPPPLREGEAGVNPGERGSSGNASNTHMKPDKSGPPFLPHSSQTPLQHGGHNQTQQHSHPKSNQRGGREHKTETQWGPRPGSNSMGGGSTHGRRGNNAAGGSNSRGGEDSSSTQSDHKPSNQTGGSNPNKRAGPIKKPLLKEMKREGGGFDGGEKQGKDKEQDGGQPNSMKQDSSSMSQNTSVATKEEQNHTAKARSGGKERSSGGGGSGRGSKDLNSSSSGFSSKRDRERSFERGGGPHPPGVPTNGGRPSRGRGGEFYRGGRGYRGTYTASAGPASAGRGRMGGRSGRDYRSSAGGSHHQEPKGDGSGVRHGQHRSQHNPARARNRSETRSEGSEYEEIPKRRRERGSETGSESGGSDLGHSDKDDHQKPNSKNCSENVSATGNISSVLPRVSQGRVFTPRGVPSRRGRGGGGGGGNMYRGTGNIGGPAGGHRVGPGSSSYIGSSKSTASGRKQQGPPQASGPKDLGRGGGAGEKKDKVADGGQNLGANPPQPSLPATTPPAVGSTENGGVITQQVSTNPVTNSGGPNAPPHPANQGHPPGGFERPPRRRRHGRSQHQQDKPPRFRRLKERENAARINGGVGVIGGGRPSSPSLNSVQDSNGAPVSAPITGNTQNANHTSTLSTNNNGGGGQLNNANSHHHHHYNQSNAGPTHPQHHHNHGAKSPDFTNQNSDQANEEWETASESSDFTEFRDREAGGAKSYASHHHHHPGRGGGGGGGGGGVLVDRDMTGKEPSANKRSFSSQRPGMERQNRRVNTGGGGGRGPRGPPGGGSGAPANGGGNRGEKRGNWPSPKNRK; encoded by the exons ATGTCAGAGCGCTCTGGGCAAACTGCAAAGGGGAAGGAAGGCAAAACCAAGTATGCGTCTCTCAACTTGTTTGATACATACAAAGGAAAGAGCCTTGAAACACAAAAGCCTGTTG TTCCTCCCCGCCATGGCCTGCAGTCTCTTGGTAAAGTTGCCTCCGCGCGGCGTATGCCACCACCTGCCAACCTGCCCAGTCTGAAGGCAGAGAACAAAGGCAACGATCCCAACGTCTCGCTCGTTCCCAAAGACGGCACAGGATGGGCAAGCAAACAGGAACCAGCAGACCCAAAGAG TACCGATGCATTATCAGCACCGCAGCCGGAATCGCCGCAGCCTGTGCCTTCACAGATACCTGCACTGACCCGCCCGAGAACCCCAACAGCTTCAGAG GCTCTGGCCCCACCTTCAACACAGGCCGTAGGGGCAAGGTCTTGGGCACAGGGCAGCGTTACACATGGAACACAAGGGGATG GTGGAAAGGGATCAAACCTACCATCGCCATTCTCTCGCGAGGAATTTCCTACCCTGCAGACGGCTGGCGACCAGGACAAAGCTGGCAGAGAACAGGCCACTGCAGATCAGTGGTATGGGCCCGGACCAAGCCTCCGCCCCCAGA ACGTCACAAGTTGGCGGGATGGTGGGGGCCGAGCCTTGGCACCCACCCTGCCTGGGGAGGGGGCAGCAGAGGAGGGCACAGGTGGAGTTCTGGTGATGGATGGGGCAGCTGGGGTCCCCCCTCCAAACTCCCAGATCCAAGGGCCACCTAGAAACCCCCCTGCAGGCAGCCCTGCCTTGCCCCTGCCCCAGCCCCCTGTGGGGCCTGGGTTTCCTCCATATCGAGGGATAATGCCACCCTTT atgTATCCCCCCTATCTCCCGTTCCCAGGCCCCTATGGCCCCCAGGGGCCGTACAGGTACCCGCCACCTGGGGAAGGGCCAGCTCCGAG GTTCTCACGTGGACAGAGTGGTCCTGACAACAGGCCACAGGGCAGCCCACGTGACTCAGGGGAAGTGGTAAAACGTCCCTCCATCCTAAAGCAGGATGACCTGAAGGAGCTGGATGAGCTGGATCATGATGGAGATGATGGCTGGGCAG GGGCTCATGAGGAGATTGATTACTCCGCCAAGTTAAAGTTCAGtgatgatgaagcagaggaagaggGAGATGAAGACAAAAAGGACAGCAAGAATGACTCACGGTATGTGGACAA TGAGCAGCAGAGGTCCCAGGAAGCTCCCACTGCAAACTCTCACTCTCGAGCCTCAGACAGTGGCGTAGAAAGTCGTCACACACCTCCCCTGAATGCTGACGGCATCCCCCAGCCCCCCTCCAGCAAGCCAGGATGTGCCGAGGAGGGAAGCAGCAGCTGGGGAAACCAGGGAGCGCCATCCAACTATCAG GGGCGCAGGCCTGGATTGGGTGGTCCCCGGGAGCAGCCCTCCCCCCCACCTGGGCCGCTCCTCAGACAAGGTCCCTACTCCTTTAATCGACAG GACCGGCCACACAGCCAGGGTGCACCTGTTGGCCCGGTAAAACCTGCTCCTGCCCAGCCTCAGCCAGGATCAGGGGGTCCTGCCACTTCCGCTCAGCCCAGCCTGCTGGTCCACGGGGCCCAGGGGGACGATGAGGACGAGACTTGGCGTCAGCGCAGAAAACAGTCCTCCTCTGAGATCTCTGCAGCTGTTGAACGAGCCCGCCGCCGGCGTGAGGAGGAAGAACGtaggatggaggaggagaggCGGGCAGCATGCGCCGAGAAGCTGAAGAGGCTGGATGagaagcagcaacagcagcagggCAGCAGCTCAGGAGCTGGTGGCAGAAGTAACACCCCTAACCTCGAAGGAAACTCTATAGCTGCTACAGACGGTAGCCCCAGTCCGCCTGTTTCAGCGTCCTCCCCGAATATCAGCCAGCCAGCCTCTCCTTGTGTGGATATTGAAGAACCTCCAGTGCTAGCACCCCAGCCAGGAACTATTATTGGAGCGGGTGACCGTCAGCGAGCtagcagcaacagcagctgcGACTCCAGTGTGG ATGTCCAACAGTGTCCCCAGCAGGCTGTGTCACAGTCACAGCAGTCCATACTGGATGTACCTCCATCAGTGGAGAGTAAGGAAGAGGCCATAGGCAGTCCTCACGTCCGTGCAGGAAGTGGAGGAGAAAGAGGTGTGGAGCCAGTGAAGATTGAGAATTCTGGTGGAGGAGCGGGTCGCCAAGCCAGTGGTCCTCCTGGCCAGGGTTACTCCAAGTACCAGAAATCTCTACCGCCTCGCTTTCAAAGGCAGCAGCAG GAGCAGCTtctgaagcagcagcagcagtggcaacaacaacagcaacacAGCCAGGCATCCCAAAGTCAGCTGTCCCCTCAGCCCCAAGCACCACAAGGTCCTTCACCAGGTTCAACCCCCCAGCCAGGCCCTGGGCCAAAGCAGGGAGGACCCCTGTATCAGCCTGGCAGTATGGTTCGACCTCCACCTCTGCCAATGAGTTTTGATCCACGCTGGATGATGATGCCCTACATGGACCCTCGCCTAATGCAAGGTCGCCCTTCTCCCATGGAATACTATTCAGCTGGCATGCACCCATCTG GGCTTATTGGTCGTGAACGAACTGATTCAGGCGGCTCTGGTTCAGAATCTTTTGACCGACAGCAGCAACATCCAGGCCACCCTCACCGTGGGACTCCCCCCATGGATCCTAAGCTGGCCTGGGGGCCGGAGGTGTTCCCTGGCGGAGCGGAGAACCGTGGGCTGACCTCTCCGTTGAGACAGAAGCAGCCACTGGAGGAGGATGATGTGGTGAAAAGGCCCAG AAGCGACACTCCTCCACATCGTCTGCGAGAGGGTGGATTGGGACCAATTCAGCAGCCCAGCTCATCATCTGGGACCTCCAGTcaaactcctcctcctcctgttggTGTGCAAGTTGGCAACCCGGGAGGCACACATCACCCTCATCAATACATTGGAGGGCGAGGCAACTACGGCAACTTCCCCGACCAGGGTGCAAGGATGCCTCCCCACCCGCAACAGAGGCCAGGCGAAAGGGGTAACCAGCCCCACAACTTCCCCCATCCGGATGATGGGCCTTCTCGAGGATCTCAGCAGGTGCAGATATGGGGAGCCCCGCATTCCCATTATGATCGTAACGGGCGTGCAGACCTCCCCACCGTGGAGGGCAACTCTCATCTTTCCCACCATCACAGCCACCACCATCAGCAGCCTCTTAAccaccaaaaaccagaaaacagTCGTGACAGGGTTGGTGAAGCTCCCGCAAAGAAGTCGGACTCTTCTCCACCTCTCCACCAACCATCCCTGTCATCCTCatgctcctcttcttcctcctcctcggCCAGGGAGGATGGGAAGGTGGCCCAGCATCATCCCCCACCTCTGAGGGAGGGTGAAGCTGGTGTTAATCCTGGTGAAAGAGGCAGCAGTGGCAATGCCAGCAACACTCACATGAAACCAGACAAGTCAGGCCCCCCATTTCTGCCCCATTCTAGCCAAACTCCTCTTCAGCATGGTGGTCATAATCAGACTCAGCAGCATTCTCACCCTAAATCAAACCAAAGAGGAGGACGTGAACATAAAACAGAGACACAGTGGGGTCCACGTCCTGGAAGCAACAGTATGGGTGGGGGATCCACCCACGGCAGGAGGGGTAACAATGCAGCAGGAGGAAGCAACTCTCGTGGAGGAGAGGACTCATCCAGTACTCAATCAGACCACAAACCCTCAAACCAGACAGGAGGCAGCAACCCCAATAAGAGGGCTGGTCCAATCAAGAAGCCCCTGCTGAAGGAAATgaagagagaaggaggaggtTTTGATGGAggagaaaaacaaggaaaagacAAAGAGCAAGATGGTGGCCAACCCAACTCCATGAAGCAGGATTCCTCCTCCATGTCCCAGAACACCTCAGTCGCAACAAAAGAGGAGCAGAACCATACAGCTAAAGCCAGGAGTGGTGGAAAAGAACGGTCCTCTGGAGGTGGAGGGTCCGGCAGAGGGTCCAAAGATTTAAACTCATCATCTTCTGGGTTTTCCTCCAAGAGGGACAGAGAACGCTCCTTTGAAAGAGGCGGTGGGCCCCACCCCCCTGGAGTGCCCACTAACGGGGGCAGACCTAGTCGGGGACGAGGCGGAGAGTTCTACCGCGGTGGCCGTGGTTACAGGGGTACCTACACTGCCAGTGCTGGACCAGCTAGTGCAGGTCGAGGTAGAATGGGTGGTAGGAGTGGAAGAGACTACCGCTCATCAGCTGGTGGAAGCCACCACCAAGAACCCAAGGGTGATGGGTCTGGTGTTCGGCATGGTCAGCATCGGTCTCAGCATAACCCAGCGAGAGCAAGAAACCGCAGCGAAACCCGAAGTGAGGGCTCAGAGTATGAAGAAATCCCCAAGAGGAGGAGAGAGCGAGGCTCAGAAACTGGCAGTGAGAGTGGGGGCAGTGACCTCGGTCACTCAGACAAAGATGATCACCAAAAACCCAACTCTAAGAACTGTTCAGAGAATGTCAGTGCCACAGGAAACATCTCTTCAGTGCTACCTAGAGTTTCTCAGGGCCGTGTCTTCACTCCCAGGGGAGTGCCCTCTAGGAGGGGCaggggtggaggaggtggaggtggaAACATGTACAGGGGCACTGGCAACATTGGAGGGCCAGCTGGGGGACACCGAGTCGGACCTGGCTCAAGCTCTTACATTGGGTCTTCCAAGTCCACAGCTTCAGGCCGAAAACAGCAAGGTCCACCTCAGGCCTCTGGACCCAAAGATCTGGGTCGAGGAGGGGGTGCAGGAGAAAAGAAGGACAAGGTAGCAGATGGAGGTCAGAATCTGGGGGCCAACCCCCCTCAACCATCTTTGCCTGCCACAACTCCTCCTGCTGTGGGGTCCACTGAGAATGGAGGAGTGATCACCCAGCAAGTTTCAACCAATCCTGTCACAAACTCGGGAGGCCCAAATGCCCCCCCTCATCCTGCTAACCAGGGCCACCCTCCGGGTGGGTTTGAGAGACCCCCAAGACGCCGTCGCCATGGTCGTTCTCAACACCAGCAGGACAAGCCTCCCCGCTTCCGCAGACTGAAGGAGCGAGAGAATGCTGCACGCATCAACGGCGGAGTTGGGGTCATTGGTGGAGGGAGACCATCATCTCCTTCCCTGAATTCAGTTCAGGACAGTAACGGGGCTCCGGTGTCCGCTCCCATTACAGGAAACACCCAGAACGCAAACCATACCTCCACACTGTCGACCAACAACAACGGTGGTGGTGGGCAGCTTAATAATGCAAACAGCCACCACCATCACCACTACAACCAGAGCAACGCTGGTCCAACCCACCCCCAACACCACCACAACCATGGAGCCAAGTCTCCAGACTTCACCAATCAGAACTCAGACCAGGCCAATGAGGAGTGGGAAACTGCCTCTGAGAGCAGCGACTTCACAGAGttcagagacagggaggcaggaggagcgAAGTCCTACGCCTCCCACCATCACCACCACCCgggaagaggaggaggtggtgggggtgggggtggtggagTTCTGGTTGATCGAGACATGACCGGTAAAGAGCCATCGGCGAATAAACGAAGCTTCTCAAGCCAGCGCCCTGGGATGGAGCGACAGAACAGGAGGGTCAACACCGGAGGAGGCGGAGGGAGAGGTCCTCGCGGCCCCCCAGGCGGGGGCTCCGGTGCTCCTGCGAATGGAGGGGGCAATCGTGGGGAGAAACGTGGCAACTGGCCATCACCGAAAAATAGAAAGTGA